In Candidatus Bathyarchaeota archaeon, the genomic window ACATTGACATTATTTCGGATGGGAAAGGGGTGAAGTTGAACTTTACAGGTAATCCTAGTATGACTGTGGGTGGAACTGGTGACGTGCTTTCTGGAGTCATCGGTGCGTTTTTGGCTCAGCAGGTTGACCCATTTGAGGCTGCGGTGGCTGGTGCTTTCATTAATGGTGCCACGGGCGACTTTGTCATGGGTGAAAAAGGTTATCACATGGTGGCTACGGATTTGCTTGATTGGATTCCAAAGGTTATAGACGACCCGATGTCGCATTTGAAGGTGCGAAGCAGTGCACCGTAAAGGCGTTAGAATAGTTGTTTATCATGCTAAGCAGTGTGATCCGCGGAAATGTTCGGCGCTCAAGCTGAAACGCCATAATCTTGTTTTGGTCGTCCATCAGACACGAGAGTTACCTAGAGGAGCGGCGATTCTGAATCCGTTTTCCAAGAGGGCGTTTTCTCCAAGTGACCGTCAACGAATTGAAAGGAAGGGGCTTGTGGCTTTGGATTTGAGCTGGAAGCATGCTGATGACGTTGCGAAGTTTCTTAGCCTTCGTGGGGCGTCACGGTGCCTGCCGTACTTGATTGCTGCAAATCCTGTTAATTATGGGAAACCAACTAAGCTTAGCACCGTTGAAGCATTAGCCGCAGCACTTTTCATTGCAAGCTTTAGGGAGAAAGCGGAGAAGCTGCTTTCGGTTTTTAAGTGGGGGCATACGTTCATCAGTCTCAATGAAGAGCTGTTGGAAACCTACGCGCAAGCTCGCGATAGTGCGGAAGTTATTGAGCTACAGAAACAGTTTATGTACTAGCGTCTAAGGAAGTTGGAAATGCCTAGTTTTTAGTTAACTGAAGTTTCTTCCATAAGTCATAAAAACTGAAGCACGACATTTTATTTGACCTAGGTACAAGAAGGGGTCTCTGGTGAGTGAGAAAGAGAAGGTCACCCAACTACTACTGCAAGTAGAGTTGAACATTGAGGCAGGAAATCGGAAGGAAGCAGAAAAGGGTTTATTTCAAGCCTTGAGGATAGCAGAGAAGATTCATGATGAAATGCTGGCAAGCAAAGTCTTGAGTCTGTTAAGGAAGATTGGACTATTTCTGGTTAACACTCAATATATTGAGCTTAGTCCCTTGGAGACTGAGGGCTTCATCTTAGACATTGGAGGTGGAGGAGAAGGGATAATTGGTGAGTTGAATGGTAGGCAAGTGATTGCTATAGATACAAGCGAAAGGGAACTAGCAGAAACTCATAATGAAGCTTTGAAGGTTGTGATGGATGCAACAGACTTGAGATTCCTTCCAAAATCCTTTGATGTTTGTACAGCTTTCTTCTCTCTAATGTATATCCCAAAGAGCAAACATTCAACGGTCTTTAGAGAAACCCATAGAGTTCTAAGAGATAATGGAAGATTCCTTGTATGGGATGTCAGAATCCCAATGGCAGAAGAAGAATGCAACCAGTTCATTGCTCCTTTGAAAATCCAATTGCCTAACGAAGTAGTAGAAACTGGATATGGAGTTAAATGGCAGGTTCAGGATATCGAGTACTTCAAGCAACTGGTACAACAGACAAAGTTCAGAGTCTTGAATGAATGGAGTAAAGGTGAGATATTCCATCTAGAAATGCGGAAAGAAACATAAATTACATGTTAAACTCTGCAGTTTTTCCACAAGTCATAAAACTCAGTTTGCTTTCTTTAGCTGAGTAGAGTTTGAACATGGAGTTGATATATTGAGACATGATTTTCCTAATATCATAACTAGCATGCCAGAGGCTGACATAAAATTTGATGGTGTCAAAGGGTGGATAGCTCAAGGTGATAATCACCAAATAGTATTCCTAGAAATTAAGTCATCAGCAGAAGTTTCAGAGCACAGCCATAATGCTCAGTGGGGGATTGTTGTGGAGGGAGAGATGGAACTAACCATCGAGGGTAAAACCAAGGTCTATGGAAAGGGTGATGAATACTTCATTCCATCTCAAGCAAAACATTCTGCAAAGTTCCTAACCAGATGTAGAATAATTGACTTCTTCAGTGAAAAAGCAAGATTCAAACCTAAACCAGTTTCTTGAAAGATCAGATTCTTATTGTCGTTTGCTCAGACAGCTTTTCTCAACAGGAAAGGCTAGGCTAGATGTGCAAAAAGTTGATTACAATTTACCTTGGATATTTGGACTTAGGTCAATGCCTATTTCAGAGGTCATAAGATTAGAAGAATGAGATCTGCTCAGTTCTGTTCATTAAGAATTTCATCTAGTTTTTTTAATGCTTCTTTGTTTCCCTTCCATTTCAACAACTTGAGAGCTTCCTTGAAACCACACCATCTATATTCAGAATGTTCTCTACTGATTACAATCTTCTCGTTTGAAGAAACCTCTACACCGAATACATATTCTTTAAACAGATGTTGGCAACCTTCTCGTTTGAAGAAATCCCAAAACTCGTGATAGTGAATATCTTTCATAATTCTTACAATGTTCTTAATCCCAGTTTCTTCTCTCACTTCTCTTTCTAAAGCTTCCACTCTGGTTTCCCCTTCCTCCAACCCTCCAGTCACAGGTTGCCAGAATCCTCCTACATCTGGAATTCTCTTAAAAAGCAGATACTGTATTTCCTCGTTAATCTTTCTAAACAAGATCCCTTGAACTTGAATAGGCAATCTCATAATAGAAAAGAAGAATTAAAGAAGAATATATTAAACTTCTCTAGCCCCATAGGCTTCCACAAATCATGAAGCTGAAGATCTAATCAAGCTGTGATAATATATCTCTGGCAAATTCTCTTGCTTTATGCAAGTCTTCAGTTGTTGGATGGTTCATCACTTCCTCAAAATATCCTTCCCACTCAGCAGCAGATGTGATTATCTCTCTCTTTATGAATTCTTGTATTGGAGGAGAGGGTGCACCTTGGCAATTGTAATAACCCTTGAAGTCAATTCTCTTTTCTTTGCTTGTTTCTTGAAAAGATAATATGCACTTAGATGCCCATCTATTGAAACCTCCTGAGGAGGTTGCATGAGTAAAGAATCCTGCAAGCTTAAACTTAGGTGAATGTGGAATAGCATTCAAGATTCTTTTTACCGGAGCAGCCAAGTCCGTAGAATGACAAGCAGAACCCAAAAAAACTAGATCATAATTGTTTAAAGCATCAGCTGTGACATCCTCAATCTTTTCCAGATAGGCTTCATGATCTTTTGAAGCCTCTTCAGAAATAGCTCTAGCAACCTTCTCAGTATTGCCAGTTTCACTATAATAAGCAACCAACACTTTCATTTGAACAACTCCTAACTCTTACTTTCAAACAATTCCCATTGCTACTACTCTGACATAAAGACTTGCTAAGTTTCTTAAGAGTTTCTTCCACAAGTCATAAAACTCAAAGATAAGACCTACTTGATGGTGTTGATATTTGCTTGAAGGCAATAATGTGAATCTGAGAAAGGCTGGGAAAGATGATGTTTCCTTAGTTGTGGAATGGTGGTGTAATCCACAATACATGGGTAATTTCCAAGATATAATGACGATTTCCAAAGCAAAAATGGAAAAAGTCATGCTTGAAGACACAATCTTCTTCATCATTGAGAAGAAGGATGGGACAAAGATTGGACACATTGGTTGCTTCATGGGTGGTAGAACAAGTTTGGAAATAGGTTATGCCTTAGTTCCAAGTGAAAGAGGAAAAAGCTATGGAACAGAAGCTATCCAGATGATAGTGGATTATCTATTCCTCAAGAAGGATTCTGTTAGAATTCAAGCACCAGCAGCAACTGAAAACATAGCTTCTCAAAAGGCATTAGAGAAAGCTGGCTTTTCAAGGGAAGGATTAATGAGGAAATCAGGATACGCTAAAGGAGAGTACATAGACCAGTACCTCTACAGCATTCTCAGGGAGGAATGGAAGGAACCTAAGATATTACCGAAATTACAGTGATAGTGAGATAAACCATGAGATTTGTAGTGGGTTGTGATTTGGAGGAGTTCAAGGGGTATTGGAGAAGAAATGGGTATGATGGAGACCTTAAGCACTTGCTGAATACAGTCATTAGGGATCCATCTCAGCTTATTGTTTGGAGAGAGAATGGAAAAATTGTAGGTCATGGAGTCTGGCATGAGACTAATACTGAGGAACATAGAGAAGGGGATCCTAGGAATAAAGAAGATAGAGAAGTGTTAGAAAAGCTTCTTGGTGGTAAGAAGGATTTTGTTGAGCTTCACGAAATCTGGCTTATGAAAGAATACAGAGGAAAAGGCTATGGTAAGAGATTTTTCGATTTCTTTGAACAATATGTTAAGGACAGAGGCTATGACTTAGTTGTGTATTATGCAGATCATCCTGCTGCCGTAGCCATATGCAGAAAGAGAGGATACAAAGAAGACTATGTGAAAAGCATGGGAGAATGTGTCTTCTACTGCCCACTAATAGAATTGCATGTTTAGACAATGTTTCCGTGATTTATAGTTCCTTCCGCAAGTCATAAAACACCAAATCGAATATTTTAGGCTAGTATGAGGATTCTTGAATGGTAAGTTATGCTTTGGTTGGGAGATGTGGGCTCTATTGTGGCTCTTGCATGATTTATAGAGCATACAAAGAGTCTGGGAAGTTAAGGAAACTCATTGCTGAAAGAGCAAATTGTAGACCGGAAGATATTAGATGTGAAGGTTGTCAAACAGTCTTAACTGAAGGGTGGGATGTTGAAGGTCAACAGTGGGGCAAAAACTGCAAGATAGTCAGATGCCTTGAAGCGAAGGGATTGAAATTCTGTTATGAATGTGGAACCTTTACAGACTGTGATAAATTCAGAGAAATCTATGACTCAGAACTGAGACATGGTGAGAACCTGATCGAAAATTTAAAGAGAATTAAGGTAGGTGAAGTTAAGGAATGGCTCGAAGAAGAGGAGAAGAAATGGGTATGCCAGAAGTGTGGAAACCCAATATCTGATTATGAAGAATGCCATTGGTGTGGAGCAAAACTGCGTAGATAAAAGAATCACCAGTTTAAGCGATCTTCACTTGTTAAGATTGAAGTTTCTTCGATAAGTCATAAAAACTGAAGCATAAGACGTATGTTGGGATTTTTTAGTAATGTTTTTTAATGAGAATTCAAAGGTATGCTGCAAAAGTGGAGGTCAAAATATGGCTAAGAGAAGTAAGAAAGAGAAAGCTGCAGGTAGGGAGCAACATAGACAATTGCAAAGGGTTAAGAAGATGAAAAGGAAACAAAAAAAGAATATTGGGCTTCCTAGAAGACATAACAAAGGGAAAAAATAGTTTTTGCATTTCCTAAGAACATTGAAAACTTTATTGTTAGAGGTAGTATGCAGTTCAGAAGGGCTGGTGTGCTGGTCGTAACCCGACTTCTAGCCTTAGTAATTCCTTCTACCTTTGTCATTGTTTCACCATCTTTTGACACACTGACGATTTGGTGTCTGTCGCTCTGAGGGTTTCCTATAGTTGGGTTCATTCTTTTGACCACTCTTGCATTTAGGTAGGCTGTTCCTTCTAGAGGTGCTGCGTCTTCGCCTTCGCAGGTGGTTGCCTTTGGCTCAGAGCCCTGTGGAGTTGTGTCGTTCGCTTGCATTTGAGGTGAGGCTGTCCTTCGCTGGTCAGAGGACAGCCAGCGGTTGGTGGTCGTCGGCGACGAGGCATTAAAGTTTTCGGGGGGATTCCTTTCAAGAGAAAGTGGGAACGGCTCCGAAAAGTTTAAGCCGAGGAGCGCGCGCCCGCATTGGACGTAAGCTATTTATTCATGAAGGAAGCTATCGAATTGATTAACATGTCAAAAACCATAGAGGCTCTTGAATCTGATTATGGAAAGCTGATGGGTCTTACTAAAGAGATTATCACCCTTGGTTCAGCTGCAAGCATCATCTATTGGGACATGGAGACTATGATGCCTCCGAAAGGAGTGAATCTTCGCA contains:
- a CDS encoding DUF367 family protein, encoding MHRKGVRIVVYHAKQCDPRKCSALKLKRHNLVLVVHQTRELPRGAAILNPFSKRAFSPSDRQRIERKGLVALDLSWKHADDVAKFLSLRGASRCLPYLIAANPVNYGKPTKLSTVEALAAALFIASFREKAEKLLSVFKWGHTFISLNEELLETYAQARDSAEVIELQKQFMY
- a CDS encoding DUF3795 domain-containing protein, which produces MVSYALVGRCGLYCGSCMIYRAYKESGKLRKLIAERANCRPEDIRCEGCQTVLTEGWDVEGQQWGKNCKIVRCLEAKGLKFCYECGTFTDCDKFREIYDSELRHGENLIENLKRIKVGEVKEWLEEEEKKWVCQKCGNPISDYEECHWCGAKLRR
- a CDS encoding NUDIX pyrophosphatase — translated: MRLPIQVQGILFRKINEEIQYLLFKRIPDVGGFWQPVTGGLEEGETRVEALEREVREETGIKNIVRIMKDIHYHEFWDFFKREGCQHLFKEYVFGVEVSSNEKIVISREHSEYRWCGFKEALKLLKWKGNKEALKKLDEILNEQN
- a CDS encoding flavodoxin domain-containing protein gives rise to the protein MKVLVAYYSETGNTEKVARAISEEASKDHEAYLEKIEDVTADALNNYDLVFLGSACHSTDLAAPVKRILNAIPHSPKFKLAGFFTHATSSGGFNRWASKCILSFQETSKEKRIDFKGYYNCQGAPSPPIQEFIKREIITSAAEWEGYFEEVMNHPTTEDLHKAREFARDILSQLD
- a CDS encoding cupin domain-containing protein; translation: MRHDFPNIITSMPEADIKFDGVKGWIAQGDNHQIVFLEIKSSAEVSEHSHNAQWGIVVEGEMELTIEGKTKVYGKGDEYFIPSQAKHSAKFLTRCRIIDFFSEKARFKPKPVS
- a CDS encoding class I SAM-dependent methyltransferase is translated as MSEKEKVTQLLLQVELNIEAGNRKEAEKGLFQALRIAEKIHDEMLASKVLSLLRKIGLFLVNTQYIELSPLETEGFILDIGGGGEGIIGELNGRQVIAIDTSERELAETHNEALKVVMDATDLRFLPKSFDVCTAFFSLMYIPKSKHSTVFRETHRVLRDNGRFLVWDVRIPMAEEECNQFIAPLKIQLPNEVVETGYGVKWQVQDIEYFKQLVQQTKFRVLNEWSKGEIFHLEMRKET
- a CDS encoding GNAT family N-acetyltransferase, translated to MNLRKAGKDDVSLVVEWWCNPQYMGNFQDIMTISKAKMEKVMLEDTIFFIIEKKDGTKIGHIGCFMGGRTSLEIGYALVPSERGKSYGTEAIQMIVDYLFLKKDSVRIQAPAATENIASQKALEKAGFSREGLMRKSGYAKGEYIDQYLYSILREEWKEPKILPKLQ
- a CDS encoding GNAT family N-acetyltransferase, translated to MRFVVGCDLEEFKGYWRRNGYDGDLKHLLNTVIRDPSQLIVWRENGKIVGHGVWHETNTEEHREGDPRNKEDREVLEKLLGGKKDFVELHEIWLMKEYRGKGYGKRFFDFFEQYVKDRGYDLVVYYADHPAAVAICRKRGYKEDYVKSMGECVFYCPLIELHV